From Zingiber officinale cultivar Zhangliang chromosome 5B, Zo_v1.1, whole genome shotgun sequence, the proteins below share one genomic window:
- the LOC121985358 gene encoding uncharacterized protein LOC121985358, whose protein sequence is MKPNSYLAKEILDHEVSKAKVMEHHSPSLVARLMGLDTLPSSVRHQKPIDRCHLRALERDICHNSAHLEYHPHRRSSSEVLDFKDVFEVTETSNVNSHRIHHHVRRMHPPTGVVLDDAEIFNHIPDVPDSSKDIFLERLQDHNLLSMKHFRELDNAITTSQGDKITILKASKSAKNCGNGGRLKPPESERIRDWCFDWQQEIFNSVNTNFVNPHMPSASQYKGNCESCASPARIVILKPNKGKTRKLAEDSLFTDEDFHFNFKVFSEIAASRIREMHNEGKQKLAYHTELSCPKDSIKITQEKTRKARQTRSSRIKHYSLSERMPFDDNEESEATFLSSDNFRVWIGNCNSSPLSSTESSVSREARRRLAERWKVTRKFQNEGHGSHSSQTLSELLGLSYDRTVKFTEDTSDITNVLDKIFDSNEAPGSTDNLSRIDSEDRVRYVSLQPFVEYNSSLKINDRERDVATNNDRIEDVTMRPSCISLVAKMTEPQTVSVRNIKNQIHRSQLEHLVAKENMLPEQETNVSTEGSRKRVHMAKTTIHPSPMDCANSDSRPKSCVSIPQLRDESWEEKPATSALELSLDNEGLIGQILNAVANQETSFDNLPLEPLHSEPDMGVLDTLSTEENEQPSPVSVLETPSEDEAYSSGCFERLSSDLKELRRKLELLKLESTDVYTQKAEVPPNKRCCDHDMDQELVDSDDRDFAYMLDTLQESGFLGIIDNKLVDTLDQNLFDKLEKKYNKVVSWPRSERRLLFDLISCTLTETVARSCKNVHSMSELCPLALDCNSVAKAVWQTLVEGRKLLDCSDRNEFLDKEWLLLVCEVDLIAIRIEGMVNDVLLEELVFDLFH, encoded by the exons ATGAAACCCAACAGTTATCTTGCAAAGGAGATATTAGATCACGAGGTATCAAAAGCTAAAGTGATGGAACACCACTCTCCCAGTTTGGTTGCAAGGCTGATGGGTCTGGATACTCTTCCATCTTCAGTGAGACACCAGAAACCTATTGATCGTTGTCATCTGAGAGCACTGGAGAGAGATATTTGCCACAATTCTGCACATTTGGAGTATCATCCACACAGGCGAAGCAGCAGTGAGGTTCTAGATTTCAAAGATGTATTTGAGGTGACAGAAACATCCAATGTTAATAGCCATAGGATCCATCATCATGTCAGGAGAATGCACCCTCCAACTGGTGTAGTGCTTGATGATGCTGAAATTTTTAATCATATACCTGATGTCCCAGATTCAAGCAAGGATATCTTCCTAGAACGTCTCCAAGATCACAATTTGCTATCCATGAAACATTTTCGAGAGCTTGATAACGCAATAACCACATCTCAAGGGGATAAGATTACGATATTAAAAGCATCTAAAAGTGCTAAGAATTGTGGCAATGGAGGCCGGCTTAAACCACCTGAATCAGAAAGGATCCGAGATTGGTGTTTTGATTGGCAGCAAGAAATTTTCAACTCTGTCAATACAAACTTTGTCAACCCACATATGCCATCTGCATCACAATACAAAGGCAACTGTGAATCTTGTGCAAGTCCTGCTCGCATTGTGATCCTAAAACCAAACAAAGGGAAGACTAGAAAGTTGGCAGAGGATAGTTTATTTACGGATGAGGATTTCCATTTTAACTTTAAAGTGTTCAGTGAAATTGCTGCTTCTAGAATTCGGGAGATGCATAATGAAGGGAAACAAAAGTTAGCATATCACACGGAGTTATCATGCCCGAAGGATTCAATTAAAATTACCCAGGAAAAGACAAGAAAGGCGAGGCAGACTAGAAGCAGCCGAATTAAACATTATTCTCTATCTGAAAGGATGCCCTTTGATGATAATGAAGAGTCAGAGGCAACTTTTTTATCTTCTGATAACTTCAGGGTTTGGATTGGCAACTGCAACTCTTCacctttatcttcaactgaatCTTCTGTGAGCAGGGAGGCACGAAGGCGCCTGGCTGAAAGATGGAAGGTCACTAGGAAGTTTCAGAACGAGGGACATGGTTCTCATAGCTCACAGACACTAAGTGAGCTCCTTGGTCTATCCTATGACAGGACTGTGAAGTTTACTGAGGATACTTCTGACATCACAAATGTTCTAGATAAAATTTTTGACAGCAATGAGGCACCTGGAAGCACAGACAATCTTTCTAGAATTGACAGTGAAGACAGAGTACGATATGTGAGCCTACAACCCTTTGTTGAGTACAATTCAAGTCTGAAGATAAATGACAGAGAACGAGATGTTGCCACAAATAACGATAGAATTGAAGATGTGACAATGAGACCATCTTGTATCTCTTTAGTTGCCAAAATGACTGAACCACAAACTGTGTCAGTTAGAAACATAAAGAATCAAATTCATCGATCTCAACTAGAGCATTTGGTTGCTAAGGAAAACATGCTACCTGAACAAGAAACTAATGTGAGCACAGAAGGATCAAGGAAGAGAGTTCACATGGCAAAAACAACAATACATCCTTCACCCATGGATTGTGCCAACTCTGATAGTCGACCAAAAAGTTGTGTCTCTATTCCTCAGCTTAGAGATGAGTCATGGGAGGAGAAACCAGCAACCTCTGCACTTGAACTGTCATTAGATAATGAAGGCTTGATTGGACAGATTCTAAATGCAGTAGCAAATCAG GAAACTTCATTTGACAATCTTCCACTCGAGCCACTTCACTCTGAACCTGATATGGGTGTATTAGATACCCTAAGCACGGAGGAAAATGAACAGCCAAGCCCAGTCTCTGTTCTGGAGACTCCATCAGAAGATGAAGCATATAGCTCAGGATGCTTTGAAAGATTAAGTTCAGATCTCAAAG AGCTTAGGAGGAAACTTGAACTTCTGAAGTTGGAGTCAACAGATGTATATACTCAGAAAGCTGAGGTCCCACCTAATAAGAGATGTTGTGATCATGATATGGACCAAGAACTCGTAGACAGTGATGATAGAGACTTTGCATACATGCTTGACACTCTTCAGGAATCAGGCTTCCTTGGTATTATTGATAACAAGCTAGTGGATACCTTGGACCAAAATCTCTTTGATAAACTAGAGAAGAAGTACAACAAAGTAGTGTCATGGCCAAGATCCGAAAGAAGGCTACTGTTTGATCTTATAAGTTGCACCCTCACAGAAACGGTTGCTAGATCATGCAAGAATGTGCATAGCATGTCAGAGCTTTGCCCCCTGGCATTGGACTGCAATAGCGTGGCAAAAGCTGTGTGGCAAACTCTAGTCGAGGGAAGGAAATTGCTGGATTGCAGTGATAGAAACGAGTTCCTCGACAAAGAATGGCTTCTCTTGGTTTGTGAAGTTGATTTGATTGCAATCCGAATTGAAGGGATGGTAAATGATGTACTGTTGGAGGAACTTGTTTTTGATTTGTTTCACTAG